The Silene latifolia isolate original U9 population chromosome X, ASM4854445v1, whole genome shotgun sequence genome contains the following window.
TCCTTCCATCTTTTGTTTTGGTCTTGGGATAGTGGGATGTCTTGTGGTATTTTCTACTTTTCTTCTGATCAGGTTTTCCTTTCACTTAATGCGGTCTCTTTTCTAGAGCAGGTTATATATTTACGAAGAAAGCCAGTTTGTTGTATTTTTTTCTTCCATTGTGGTGTCAGTTTTTGAGGATCAATCTTCTTATTAATCTCGTACGTTTCTTATTCACATTGGTTATTAGGAGGAATACATGAACATGAATACTCTTGAGACCCGCTTGCAAGCGTTGGTTAAACGACCTACACCAATTAATCATGCGCCTCAGCATTCACAATTTATAAATGCTACCATTCCTGGTGCTACAATGATGCCAACTCCCGGTATGCCACAAAATGGAAATCCCAATGTTAATGTCTCATCGGCTGTTGCTCCAACTATGATGACAGCTGGCACCGATGGTAGCatgtcatcctcaattccaaacaCTGGAAACCTAATGTCAACTGTAAATGGATCATTTTCTGGTATGCGTGGTGGTTCTTTCTGTGCAGGTGAAGGTATTTATATGTTTCTTTATTTTAGGTCTGTTTTGTACTGCAATGAGACATTTCGGACTTTTTCAGACAATTGTTTTTGCAGGATCTTTATCAAATGGTTACCAGCAATCAGCATCAAGCTTTTCCATGAATTCGGGTGGAAACAACATGATGATTGGGCAGAGACCTATGAGCCAAATGATGCCGACTCCGGGATACAGTGGCAGCAATAACCAAACGTTAATTAATGTGGAGAACACTAACAAGGGTATGTTTTCAGGTGCTGATTCTCCTGTGGTATCACAACAGATGCCCCAAAGACAAGCTAGTGGTCAGAACAGCCGCATGTTACAGAATCTTGGCAGTGGAATGAGATCTTTATTGCAGCATCGGTTCCAAAACGGTACTTTGAACAGTGGATTTGGAAATAGTGTTCAAATGGTGAACGGTTCTGGGTCGTCTGATACCTATTTGACCGCACCATCATTTGATGCCTCTTTTAGACCTTTGCTACAACCACAAGATGCACTTCAGCGGCCTGCTGTACAAGGTTCTTCTTATTTCCTTTCCTACACATACTTCTATGAGTTGGTTGGTTGCATACAAATATACAATCTACATTTTTGTTGCTGTACTCAGTACTCCTCATATTATAATCgtattgatgacttgtttgtatGGATACAATCATCTTACACAAGGATTACTGTGCGTTTCCTCTTTGGTGTTCTTGAGGACTGTTGCTTTCATCAACATCCATTGGATGTAACTTGTTTGCCTTGCAGGTGATTCTTCGGGACCTGGAAATTTCTACAATACCGGGGCTTCAGTTGAGTCATTGATTAATAATCAGAATGTAAATCAAGTAAGATCGTCGTCTACGCCTAGATCCAGTCCCCTTGTAAACGTCCAAATGAATTCGCAGCCTTTACAGTCAGCTTCATATATGAGGCCTCACTCGGCTGAACAAGACGAAAAAGTAAATTTTCAGTCAACGCTGACACCGGTAGGAAACCACTCACAGTCTTCTACTACTCAGTATCAACAACATGTTCATCAGATACCACATCAGCAACAGTCTACTACATATGGTCAACAAAGGCAGCCAACTGAGATGACTCAGACTTCTGTAAAAAGTGAGATATTTCAGTCGCAATTTGTATCTGACTATGGTAATCATGTGAAGTCTGAAAATGGAATGGAGCACCAAAATGAGATTTTCCAGCCACAAGGTTCTTCAGGAAACCTTCCAAGGAATTCTCAGTTCCCTTCTCTTCCTTCTGCTTCTCAGGACATGCACTCAACACTCATGCAAATTCATCAGCCAATGATGACTGACGAACATACAAACGAGTTCAGTACCCAGCCTTATGAAGCTCAGTCAGAAGCATTACTTAATAGTCATTGGCATTCTATCAATGACAGAACATCATTGGCTGGAAATTTATCCCATGAACATGTTCAAGAGGAGTTCCGCCATCTAGTTGTTGGGAATGATGAAGCTCCCTGCATTAATTTGTCTTCTGAAGTCTCTAGTAATGGCCAAATTGTTGCTCCTGGAAGCATAGTAGATCAACCCAGGTTAGGTTGTGATGGTAGTTCTTTAAACGAACATCGTGACAGAAATTATCGAAACCAACTAAAGTGGCTTTTGTTCTTACGTCATGCACGTTGGTGCAAAGCTCCGGCAGGAAAATGCGCGGAATCTCGTTGCATTATGGCACAACAGTTGTTAGAGCATTTGGATAGCTGTAAGACAGTTACATGCTTATATCCTCGGTGTGCTCACACAAGGAGACTTCTTGCTCATCAAACAAATTGCAGGGAAATCAATTGTCCTGTTTGTGTACCTTTCAAAAAGTTTATATATGCGCAGAAAAAGTTGCGTACTTGCCAGGATTCGGATGGGTTGCAGCGTTCAATAAGTAAACAAAGCAAATCATCTGAAACCGGAGAACCCCAAACAAAAGTGACTGTACATCCCTCTGAAAAAGTTGTTGAATCTCCAAAGAATCAACCTTTTGTTAAACGACTGAAGTCAGAGCTACCTTCTCAATCTCTTACGCCCGAGTATGGAAGTATGTTTGCCCCGGTTAATGGTATTAGCTCATCTCATGCTCCCCACAGTGTGCAGTCAAATGAATATGAGAAAAATGATGACTTTTTGCATAATAAGTATGAGTATCCAGATTTGAAGGCAGACAATTCCAGTGGGTCACTCCATAATCAAAATGGTACTGAGATTAAAAACACAACTGCTGACATTGGTTCCAGCCACCGGTTTCATAGTGGATCTGCCTTAAATGATACCAGTTCGTTGCCTAAGGAAGAAACTGTCAAACTTGAAAAAGATAATGGCCAGTTCAAGCCAGAAGAGGTGGTTCAGCCTTCTGAACAAGGAGCTGGAACAAAGTCCGGAAAGCCAAAGATTAAGGGTGTATCTTTAATTGAATTATTCACTCCAGAGCAAGTTCGGGAGCACATTACTGGCCTTAGACAGTGGGTTGGGCAGGTCTGTCACTCCCTTGCGTTTATTTATTTCACTTGTTTATGTGGCCAATCTATTCTGGTTGATTTTCACGTTTTCAGTGATATCTGATTACTTGTTAATTTTGATAGTCATTGTTACATCATCTTGCTGCTGAATCTTTCTAGGACAAGTTTGGCTATGATATTCACCCTCCTTGAATAGTTGGACTTTTTGCTGACAGTTTTTCATACTACTATTTTTGAATCATTTGGTTGCTGTAGTTCTTGGAACAATTTTATTTATGGGTCATCTGGAAACAATTTCCATTTTCGCTAGAGACAAATTACTACTCTTGGGTTCCGCTATATGCTTGCATAAATTGTACTCATTTTTAATTGTGAAGTTGCTGCTAGTTGATGCAAATGAAGATCCAATATTTATTATAGGTCATTCAGAAATGTCTCTTTATTTTAAACACAGTGGTAAGGCTGCATACATAGCTTATTACTATTTCGTGACTCTGCTTGAGGCACCACGATATTGTTGTTGGTGGTCATCCAAAAACAACCTCGCTATGTTAAGATTTTACCTTTTACGTGGTCATCAAAGGGCGCCTTTTAGCAGTGAAAAAGGTTCCTTATTGATGGAGCGACTTTGATCTCCTTTACGGATCCTTATATGTAGCTTGAATTTTGAGAATATGAAGGTTTATATTGTTAGATACTTCTCCTATTCAGCTCCAAGTGCCACAAATTCAAAATCCCTCACAAAAAAAGGTGGGACTGGTGCACTTTGATTTGAATGGAAGGAGTGTGAGCCAGATGAAGGTATGGGATTTGGGAAAGCTAATGTAGCGTGAAGCGTTATTCTTGTACATTAATGGCACTGTCACTTGGACATTGCACACCTTAAAAGAAAATCTGGCATAGTCATCTGATCAGAGGTGACATAAAAGGCTCAGAGTAATTAGTTACTTATATCTACCTTTTTCTGCCCGTGTCATCTTGTACAGAGCAAGGCAAAGGTAGAGAAAAACCAAGCAATGGAACAAGCAATGAGTGAAAATTCCTGTCAGTTATGTGCAGTTGAGAAGCTTTCCTTTGAACCACCACCTATTTATTGTACTCCTTGTGGTGCTCGAATTAAACGAAATGCTCCTTATTATACCGCGGGAGCTGGTGATACACGACATTACTTCTGTATTCCGTGCTATAATGAGGCTCGTGGCGATACAATAGTTGTTGATGGAACTGCAATGTCCAAGGGAAGGATGGAGAAGAGAAAAAATGATGACGAGACAGAAGAATGGGTATGTTATTCTTGAATCTTGACTCATTTAGATTCATTTGACTTCTTAGATTTATTTGTATATCAGTATTGAATGTTTAACATgctctccttttttattttctatgttcattttTTCTTTATTATTCTAACTCTGTGTCTTTGAGTGACGCGTTGTTCATTCTTATGCTATTTGTTGCAGTGGGTGCAATGCGATAGATGTGAAGCTTGGCAACATCAGATATGTGCCTTATTTAATGGAAGGCGAAATGATGGTGGTCAAGCTGAATATACATGCCCAAATTGCTATATACTAGAGGTTGAACGGGGTGAGCGCACACCATTACCACAGAGTGCTGTTCTTGGGGCAAAGGATTTGCCAACAACTGTTCTTAGTGATCACATAGAGAAACGACTATTTAAGCGATTGAGACATGAGAGACTAGAAAGGGCAAGAAGCCAAGGGAAAAGTTATGATGAGGTACTCTTTATTGGCACATTGCTGATGTATGAttatttgttaatttgtttgATCTCTTGCGGAGGGGATGGTATGCTACCACATTCCTGATTAGTACATTTGATTTGTTTTGACTTCTGAGATTAACCTAATAGAAAATTCAACAGAAGTGTAATAGTTCTGTGTGTTTATTAGGTTGGCTTAGTTTATTTTGCGATATTGTAATTTGGAGTCTAGTGCTCCACTCTTTCTGAATTTAAGCATTTTTCTTTTAATGTAGACTTTAGTGCTCCACTCACACTGGAATTTTAACATTTGTTTCTCTTTATAGACAAGATAACTCACGATTGCTCGAGATCTTAATTTTCTTGCTCTTCTCTTGTAAATAGTGTCACCCCTCGTGTCTTTTGCCGCATGGCGTCACTTTCTTTGGTGTCTTTTAATCGATAGCATCTATTACTTAGTAACTTATTTTCTTTGATCTTCTTTTAGCAATCGTGCCATTCTTTCTCGATGACTCATCTATATGAGATTGATTATTAAATATACTCTTTCACGACATAAAATGTTCCTTTTTGTGAATGAGATATGCTATAGAGAATGGTTAAGAAGTGCTAGGACCTTATTCCCAGGCTATAGTGGCCTAGACATTTCTTTCCTAATTGTTGCAGAGCTATACCTTTTGCAGTTTATAGAATGCTGGATGAAAAATGTTATTGGAAAGAATGTATGTTTAGCTATTGCAGTCGTGTCATCAATAGCCCTGTGATTTAAGAATGAtgatgttttttgtttgtttgtttcatctGGTAGTTTTCTCTGATTCTGTATGTGAAATTGTCATTGTCAGGTTCCGGGAGCAGATGATATAGTTGTCAGGGTTGTGTCATCTGTTGATAAGAAGTTGGAAGTGAAGCCACGTTTTCTTGAGATTTTTCGCGATGAGAATTATCCTATGGAGTTCCCTTACAAATCTAAGGCTTGATTCTATGCTCTTATTCTTTTTCTGTAGCTTTTATCATACCTTGCAAAGTCCTGTGGTGTATCAGAGTGTGATTAGAATCTGCTTTTTCAGGTTGTTTTGCTATTTCAGAAGATTGAAGGAGTTGAAGTGTGTCTATATGGCATGTATGTTCAAGAGTTTGGCTCCGAATGTCTTCCTCCAAATCAACGCCGTGTTTATTTGTCGTACCTCGATTCAGTGAAATATTTTAGGCCTGATGTAAGAGCAGTGACTGGAGAGGCTCTTCGTACATTTGTTTATCATGAAATTTTGGTGAGTCTTGTATCTTTGATGTTTGTATCCATTGTGCATTTTAGTTTCAGTTCTAAATCTCATTGATGAAGTATGATTGCTAATTCATTTCACATGCTCATTAAATCATTTCACCATTGAAGATTGGGTACCTTGATTACTGCAAGAAGCGGGGTTTTGCAAGTTGTTACATATGGGCTTGCCCTCCTTTAAAGGGTGAAGATTACATTCTCTATTGCCATCCTGAGATCCAGAAGACGCCCAAATCTGATAAATTGAGGGAGTGGTATGATGATTTTTCCAATAATGTATAGTATTTGTTACCCCTAGTTCACGTGGATATTATTTTATACTTTAGTATGACCCAATCAATAGTTTTCACTTCCTTTTTAGGCATGTGCTGTATAGCGCATAATGAATACGAAGGCTTATTCAACCACTTGCTTCTACTTACATAAAAAACCAATCCAAAGGCAACCGTAAACAAGCAGTGGGAGACACAGAATATTTAGTTACTACTTCGTAACATTTAGTGGCATATCTTGGTTGAACACTTGCTTGCTAAATTAAATTATATGGATGATTCTTGCTCAGGTATTTGGCGATGCTTAGAAAAGCTATAAGGGAAAATATCGTGGTCGACCTTACTAATCTACATGATCATTTCTTCATGAAAACTGGCGAATCCAAGGCAAAGGTTACTGCAGCCAGGCTACCATATTTTGATGGTGATTATTGGCCTGGTGCTGCCGAGGATATCATCAATCAGATTAATCAGGAAGAGGAGGGTAGGAAACTGAACAAGAAAGGAACGATAAAAAAGACAATAACGAAGAGGGTTCTTAAAGCATCTGGACAATTGGATCTCTCCAGTAATGCTTCCAAGGATATTATCCTTATGCATAAAGTAATGTTCATTACACTATTAACACCTATCTACATATGCATAGTTGCTACTTGCTTTTGTCTTGGTGCTACTCCTAGCCATTATCATCTTACAGCattaatctctttctccttttaatTGTTGATATTTACCAAGAGCTCGTCTCTTCGTGGACATCTTGTAGTTATCAAGAACTCACATGTTGGGTGAGGGTGGTGATTAAGCTGATTTTTATTTATCATTGCACTGTGGCAAGATACTATGCCCAAGTTTATTGTTCGTATTGCTATAATACACTATGTAAAATAGTCATGGTTGATTTATAGAGTATTTTCATATTACTATTTTTTGAAAGTTTTGTATTGTATTTTGTGagaaaatatttgtcaaagttGAGAACATTTGGCCGCCAAAGTCAGATTGGGACACTATATTTGGGTTAAAGCGAGTAATTGGCAATCAACCTGTGTTGCTATATTATTAATTAAAATTCTCCCCCCTTTACTTAGGAATTGATCCATTTTCATTTTCTGTCTAATTGATGGAATTTGCCCTTTTCTAAATTTGGCAAATATTTGGATTTTACCCAACTAAAATAATACATATATCTAATGACCCACCTAATGAACCCTCGTTATTCCTTTCTTACCGTAAGTCCGTAACCATTTATCTACTTCGCATGCTCTCTTACATCTGCACGTGTCAAAGCAAATGGGTAGTTCCAAAGAGTAGGAGGATGTAATACTTTACTTGTTTTTATTTGTCCTGCAGCTGGGTGAAACAATTGCCCCGATGAAGGAAGATTTCATTATGGTCCATCTgcagcatgcatgcacacattGTTGTGTGCTCATGGTATCTGGAAATCGCTGGGTCTGTGAGCtatgtaaaagttttgaactttGTGACAGGTAACTTTTTCGCTTAGCATGGCTTTTGTTTATGTATCACTGACAAGAGGATTTTTGACGGCCCAAATTGAGGAGGTGGTCTTGGAAGGGTGGTTTTCTTACTTTTTTTGGGCACATCATCCTCTACTTTTTTTTTCCTATCCTTTTTGATTTGGTATTCTGACTGTATTTATCTGCAACGTTTTTTTGGTGACCGTAGTTAAAGGGGAGGTCTTGGAGGGCTTCTATCGTAGTAGCTATTCAACTAGTTTTTTGGGGGATATTATTTTTCGGTTGTTTTAGCCTTTCTATTCCCTTTATCCCGTATATAGTTCCCATTTGACTTTGCTTGCCAACGTACGTCAAGTTAGAGTGTTACACTAATAGTTTCTCCAAAAATGTGTGGAGATATTATGTCCAATTTTAGTTATCACTTATTACTATCATTTTTGGAAACTCGTATCTATtgtattttgaaaaaaaatcattaaagttGATATGGGTTGGCCACCTGTATTGTCCAAGAGCAACATTATACATTGTTTATAATGCTTGAtgtttgcttgaattgattgttATGGCAAAATGTAATGTTCTACTGCAGGTGCTATGATGAAGAACTGAAGCGTGATCTCCGAGAAAGACATCCCATCAATCAAAAGGATAAACATGGACTCAAGAAGGCAAGTTAATAGTCTGTGGTTCATCCTGTTTTGAAGATGTCTTGTACATTCTTTGGGTTTTTACTGTTTCATAAGAACAATAATAGGCCTTAATTCCAAAATTTATTTGGTATGAGTGGATCAGCTAACATAATCATCATTTGATCCCGCAAAGGCAAAGACCACAACATACCTGATAGATAGTCATTAAACATTATACATAGAAAGCTAAGACAATCATGAGAATTAGGTCGCAATATGCCGCAAAGACAGGAGGATTTTTTAAGAataaaaaagttgaaaaaataataacaatactcCGTGTAACTCTTTGGGATTgccacaattttttttttgggctCAAAGGAGCGCACTATGTCGCGGGTAAGAATCGAACCCCCAAGTTCATGGTTGGGGTAAGAGAGCTTTTACCACTTGAGCTAACTCTTGTTCTTGCCACAATTTTACTTCTGGCCTACCCTTAGAACTGCCCAGTTCTATTTTGGGCATGTTTTTTTGTAGTAAAATGACACTACCTTATTGGTGAGACCCACCGCACCACTCACATACTCTAATATCTGTGTCAAAAGTAAATGAGGCATTTCCAAAGAATTAGAGAGAGCGATAATAAATAATCAAACCTAAAGCGGTAAAGGCGATTCAGAGTTATGGTTCATTAAAACGACTTTTTtccaaaaaataataataacaaactTGCTTAACGCTGACCAACAAATTCTTAGACAAATCCTTTTTTTAATAGATTTTCATGTTTGTTGTCTTGCTAACATACGAGTGCTTTTATTCATAGATTGAAATTACAGACGTTACAGAAGACACCAAGGACAAAGATGAGATTCTTGAGAGTGAATTTTTCGATACACGACAGGCGTTCTTGAGTCTCTGCCAAGGAAATCATTATCAATATGATACTCTACGGCGCGCTAAGCATTCATCCATGATGGTGCTATACCATCTTCATAATCCGACTGCTCCTGCATTTGTTATAACATGCTGTATTTGTCGCCTTGATATTGAGACAGGCCAAGGCTGGAGGTGTGAAACATGTCCAGATTATGATGTATGCAATGCGTGTTACCAGAATGGAGTTATTGATCATCCTCATAAGTTGACTAATCATCCTACCATCGCTGATCGTGACGCTCAGAATAAGGAGGCTAGGCAACAACGTGTTGTACAGGTACCAGTATTTGTACTCACTTTCATCTCTTATTCCTACTGAAGTTTATCGATGCGTAGCAGAGAACTATTCTATATAAGTTCTCGATGCAGTTACCTACTCGCTCCGACCACCTTTAATCTTGATGACTCCTTCAGCACAAGAATTAAGGAAGATTCAATAAGATATAGTGAAAAATGCAACTTTAGGACAGTTGTTAGCATGTGGGGTGACAAATCACATCCgagcaaattacataaaaaaatgaAAAGTTTAAATATGGTCAACCTAAAACGGGGAAAGTAGGAAGTTTAAAGGTGATCATATCGAATAAATTTAGACCGTTTTGTTGTCTTCTCCTTTCTCGTCTTCTTACTGTTGAAGCTGTCTTGCCACTTTTTTTTGTACAAAATACTTGTATTCATCAGACAAATATGTTACTATATTCCTTTATTTATCGACTGGTTTGTTTGGAATACTTGTCTCAATATGCAAATATTAGTATTTGTTGTAGTAAAGTTCTTTCGTGATACAAACTATTGGATGAGAATGAGGCCACTGTGTTCCATTTTTTTGGCTTACATTATACGCAAATTGGATTTTGGTTCAGCCCCTTATCTGTTGTACATAAATTGACCACCCTCATTAGTTTTAGGACTTGTAGCTTTGATGACCATAATTTTTGCCGAGTTTGTTTTATGGCGTCATGTTGTGTTCATTTAACCACTATTTACCTTGCGGGAAGTGAGCCTCTATGGAGGAACCAGGTTAATGATGATTAAAGTCTCTTCTTTTAGTAAAAGTTGCAAAAAATGATTCGTTTTTTAGAACAGGTCCTCAGTGGACCCTGCTTCCCTATAGTTTACTATGTTTGATTTTATGCTAATGAGGAGTTTTTTGTTTGGCAGCTTCGGAAAATGCTTGAACTACTTGTGCATGCATCACAATGCCGGTCTCCAACATGCCAGTATCCTAATTGTCGCAAAGTCAAGGGGCTTTTCCGTCACGGGATACAGTGCAGAACTCGGGCTTCTGGGGGATGTGGTCTATGTAAAAAGATGTGGTATCTTCTTCAGCTTCATGCGCGAGCATGTAAAGAATCAGAATGTCATGTACCTCGATGCAGGTTTGTTCCTCAAAACTCTGTTTTTTTGTGTATAAAAAGGAGCCGGCAATTTTAGTGCATGAGTACCGCTATTTTATGTCTTTACCGTCTAGTTCTTGCCGATATAATGCGTGTACCTCAAACCAGTAGTTTTAGAGAAAATTCATTCTTAACTGTTCATCTATGTATTTTTTCGAATATACTGATCACAATCCGCTCATGTTGGAATGTTCTCTATATTCAGAGATTTAAAAGAACATGTGAGACGGTTGCAGCAACAGTCAGATTCTCGTCGTCGAGCAGCTGTTATGGAGATGATGAGACAGAGAGCCAAGGAAGTTGCCGACAATTCTTAGCTGATCCCATGTACATAGTTAGCAGACACTTGGAGATCGACATAGTTGGTGATGTTGGTAATTTTTTAGACTCGACTTATCCGTCTCTGGTTGAAAATCAGGGTATCCTGAGAATGGCAAGACAAGGGACAGCAGATTACACATTTGTACAAAGTTGACTTGCAGAAGGATATCCTGCTTCTCAATCCCTCAACCTCGGAGAAACTGGTGAATAATGTCAATATGTATCATGCTTGCTAATGTCTCATAACACCGGAGCTTGAGTGTTGATTCGATATTTATGTAGGGCTCGAGATGCATAGACGGATGGCAAATGTACTATAGGTTGTCTTCATAAGTTCCTTGATTTTTTTTGTGTAGTAAGAGTCGGAGGCGTCAATGCTTTTCCTCCATGTGTTGTTTTAGTATCCTTCTTTCATTTGGGTAAACGAAGTCGTCTCTGACTGTTCCCATTTCCGCTTCCATGTATTATACGGAGTATAACTTATCCTCGAAAGTTTATTGTAAAAAACATGATAATGTAATCTTATTATCCTTGTAGATTATGTTCAGTGATCATATTACATAATCGATTAAACTTATATCACTAGATTGATGCGGACACTTGTCTTGCTTGTGACGTCTCACAACCGTCTTTTCTTTTCAATGTTATTTCAATTGGGTATTTGGGTGTGAGTCGTTACAAGTAAAATTTGTGCTTTTCTTTAGTTTGCAACTGTTCAAGATCGTGATTGTTTTTTCAGTATTAGCTGCATTTATAGAAAtgttgttttgtaattaatttcagTTTTTAGTTCCGTTCAATTCACATTAAAATCTTTAAACAAGTTATGTTCAGATAGTTTCAACCCAAAAGAGCG
Protein-coding sequences here:
- the LOC141622600 gene encoding histone acetyltransferase HAC1-like isoform X1, with translation MSGQFSGQVPNQAANQLPGLLEQNGNSFHTQVQNFNGQNNPSVMDTEVLRIRRFMRDKIYETLILRQSQPNEAFSKRCHDITKRLEEGLFKSATTKEEYMNMNTLETRLQALVKRPTPINHAPQHSQFINATIPGATMMPTPGMPQNGNPNVNVSSAVAPTMMTAGTDGSMSSSIPNTGNLMSTVNGSFSGMRGGSFCAGEGSLSNGYQQSASSFSMNSGGNNMMIGQRPMSQMMPTPGYSGSNNQTLINVENTNKGMFSGADSPVVSQQMPQRQASGQNSRMLQNLGSGMRSLLQHRFQNGTLNSGFGNSVQMVNGSGSSDTYLTAPSFDASFRPLLQPQDALQRPAVQGDSSGPGNFYNTGASVESLINNQNVNQVRSSSTPRSSPLVNVQMNSQPLQSASYMRPHSAEQDEKVNFQSTLTPVGNHSQSSTTQYQQHVHQIPHQQQSTTYGQQRQPTEMTQTSVKSEIFQSQFVSDYGNHVKSENGMEHQNEIFQPQGSSGNLPRNSQFPSLPSASQDMHSTLMQIHQPMMTDEHTNEFSTQPYEAQSEALLNSHWHSINDRTSLAGNLSHEHVQEEFRHLVVGNDEAPCINLSSEVSSNGQIVAPGSIVDQPRLGCDGSSLNEHRDRNYRNQLKWLLFLRHARWCKAPAGKCAESRCIMAQQLLEHLDSCKTVTCLYPRCAHTRRLLAHQTNCREINCPVCVPFKKFIYAQKKLRTCQDSDGLQRSISKQSKSSETGEPQTKVTVHPSEKVVESPKNQPFVKRLKSELPSQSLTPEYGSMFAPVNGISSSHAPHSVQSNEYEKNDDFLHNKYEYPDLKADNSSGSLHNQNGTEIKNTTADIGSSHRFHSGSALNDTSSLPKEETVKLEKDNGQFKPEEVVQPSEQGAGTKSGKPKIKGVSLIELFTPEQVREHITGLRQWVGQSKAKVEKNQAMEQAMSENSCQLCAVEKLSFEPPPIYCTPCGARIKRNAPYYTAGAGDTRHYFCIPCYNEARGDTIVVDGTAMSKGRMEKRKNDDETEEWWVQCDRCEAWQHQICALFNGRRNDGGQAEYTCPNCYILEVERGERTPLPQSAVLGAKDLPTTVLSDHIEKRLFKRLRHERLERARSQGKSYDEVPGADDIVVRVVSSVDKKLEVKPRFLEIFRDENYPMEFPYKSKVVLLFQKIEGVEVCLYGMYVQEFGSECLPPNQRRVYLSYLDSVKYFRPDVRAVTGEALRTFVYHEILIGYLDYCKKRGFASCYIWACPPLKGEDYILYCHPEIQKTPKSDKLREWYLAMLRKAIRENIVVDLTNLHDHFFMKTGESKAKVTAARLPYFDGDYWPGAAEDIINQINQEEEGRKLNKKGTIKKTITKRVLKASGQLDLSSNASKDIILMHKLGETIAPMKEDFIMVHLQHACTHCCVLMVSGNRWVCELCKSFELCDRCYDEELKRDLRERHPINQKDKHGLKKIEITDVTEDTKDKDEILESEFFDTRQAFLSLCQGNHYQYDTLRRAKHSSMMVLYHLHNPTAPAFVITCCICRLDIETGQGWRCETCPDYDVCNACYQNGVIDHPHKLTNHPTIADRDAQNKEARQQRVVQLRKMLELLVHASQCRSPTCQYPNCRKVKGLFRHGIQCRTRASGGCGLCKKMWYLLQLHARACKESECHVPRCRDLKEHVRRLQQQSDSRRRAAVMEMMRQRAKEVADNS
- the LOC141622600 gene encoding histone acetyltransferase HAC1-like isoform X2; its protein translation is MSGQFSGQVPNQAANQLPGLLEQNGNSFHTQVQNFNGQNNPSVMDTEVLRIRRFMRDKIYETLILRQSQPNEAFSKRCHDITKRLEEGLFKSATTKEEYMNMNTLETRLQALVKRPTPINHAPQHSQFINATIPGATMMPTPGMPQNGNPNVNVSSAVAPTMMTAGTDGSMSSSIPNTGNLMSTVNGSFSGMRGGSFCAGSLSNGYQQSASSFSMNSGGNNMMIGQRPMSQMMPTPGYSGSNNQTLINVENTNKGMFSGADSPVVSQQMPQRQASGQNSRMLQNLGSGMRSLLQHRFQNGTLNSGFGNSVQMVNGSGSSDTYLTAPSFDASFRPLLQPQDALQRPAVQGDSSGPGNFYNTGASVESLINNQNVNQVRSSSTPRSSPLVNVQMNSQPLQSASYMRPHSAEQDEKVNFQSTLTPVGNHSQSSTTQYQQHVHQIPHQQQSTTYGQQRQPTEMTQTSVKSEIFQSQFVSDYGNHVKSENGMEHQNEIFQPQGSSGNLPRNSQFPSLPSASQDMHSTLMQIHQPMMTDEHTNEFSTQPYEAQSEALLNSHWHSINDRTSLAGNLSHEHVQEEFRHLVVGNDEAPCINLSSEVSSNGQIVAPGSIVDQPRLGCDGSSLNEHRDRNYRNQLKWLLFLRHARWCKAPAGKCAESRCIMAQQLLEHLDSCKTVTCLYPRCAHTRRLLAHQTNCREINCPVCVPFKKFIYAQKKLRTCQDSDGLQRSISKQSKSSETGEPQTKVTVHPSEKVVESPKNQPFVKRLKSELPSQSLTPEYGSMFAPVNGISSSHAPHSVQSNEYEKNDDFLHNKYEYPDLKADNSSGSLHNQNGTEIKNTTADIGSSHRFHSGSALNDTSSLPKEETVKLEKDNGQFKPEEVVQPSEQGAGTKSGKPKIKGVSLIELFTPEQVREHITGLRQWVGQSKAKVEKNQAMEQAMSENSCQLCAVEKLSFEPPPIYCTPCGARIKRNAPYYTAGAGDTRHYFCIPCYNEARGDTIVVDGTAMSKGRMEKRKNDDETEEWWVQCDRCEAWQHQICALFNGRRNDGGQAEYTCPNCYILEVERGERTPLPQSAVLGAKDLPTTVLSDHIEKRLFKRLRHERLERARSQGKSYDEVPGADDIVVRVVSSVDKKLEVKPRFLEIFRDENYPMEFPYKSKVVLLFQKIEGVEVCLYGMYVQEFGSECLPPNQRRVYLSYLDSVKYFRPDVRAVTGEALRTFVYHEILIGYLDYCKKRGFASCYIWACPPLKGEDYILYCHPEIQKTPKSDKLREWYLAMLRKAIRENIVVDLTNLHDHFFMKTGESKAKVTAARLPYFDGDYWPGAAEDIINQINQEEEGRKLNKKGTIKKTITKRVLKASGQLDLSSNASKDIILMHKLGETIAPMKEDFIMVHLQHACTHCCVLMVSGNRWVCELCKSFELCDRCYDEELKRDLRERHPINQKDKHGLKKIEITDVTEDTKDKDEILESEFFDTRQAFLSLCQGNHYQYDTLRRAKHSSMMVLYHLHNPTAPAFVITCCICRLDIETGQGWRCETCPDYDVCNACYQNGVIDHPHKLTNHPTIADRDAQNKEARQQRVVQLRKMLELLVHASQCRSPTCQYPNCRKVKGLFRHGIQCRTRASGGCGLCKKMWYLLQLHARACKESECHVPRCRDLKEHVRRLQQQSDSRRRAAVMEMMRQRAKEVADNS